The Patescibacteria group bacterium sequence TTGTTTCAGTTTCTCCTGTTCCTGGAGCAGAGGACGTTCCCTTGGAAGTTACTGCACGAGTGGTGTTTGATCGCGAGGTTACAAGTGAAGAGGTGGTTGTTTCTGTGGATCCTTTTGTTCCTTTTGAATTGGAGTCGCCTCTAGAAAGGAAAAGTATAATTATAAACTTCCAAGAAGAGTTAAACCCGGAGACTACTTATATTGTAACTGTAAGTGGTCCTAATATTTATAAGTATTCTTGGCAATTTAAGACAAAGGAAGCAACCATTCCAGAAAGCGAGGTTGAGGGTAGGGGTGACCCTGAGTTTAGTGAGGCTGAGCAACGTTATTATGAGGAGAACCCTCTTTTAAGAATTACTCCTGTTTTAACTCAAGATTATAAAATTGTGCGAACTGGGAAAAAAGCAGCCCGAATTTATTTGTATGCAGAAGATAAGGAATTTGCGCGACAGAAGGTTTTGCAATGGTTTGCAGAGCACAATATTAATTCGGAAGATATTACTATTGAATGGATTGAATAGAGTTAGTGACTGCTGCGATAGTTCATGTACTGTTTTGCAGTTTGGAGAACTTGCTGTAGCCACCAGTCTTTGTTGTTCCACTTCCTTAAAACATTTAATTTCTGTGTCCAAGTTAAATCTCTATGCCATCCTAGTCTGTGCAATTCTGCCGCCATTACTTTCATTGCTGTTTCTGGTTCCCAAAGATCAAAAGGCTCTCCAAGTCCGTGCTTGTTTAGATGGAGAACAGCTGTTCCTGCCAAGAGTTGGGAAAGTCCCAAAGCCCCACCTCCACAGCTTCCTTTAATTCCCTGTACGCTGTAGGAGTCGGGTATGTATTGGGAAGCAAAAGATTCGGGATTGCTTCGAATGTCGTGCTTTTTCCAAAATTCGTTTAGAGTTCTCAGTGCACTGCGCTGACTATCAGTGTCTAGGGCAGGATGTTTGCGGTACTCTTCCCAGGCAATGCAAGTTCCGCAGTTTGCACCCATACCTGTTTCTCCTTGTGTTAGTGCTAGGTAAATAAAGCGGTCTCCTGCACCTTCTCCCCATAAAGAGTCTGCCCAGTCTTCGACCTGGGCAGCCAACGCTTCTGGGTTGGGGATGCTGTCAGGGCCCTCCGCATAACTTCCAGGTGGCACGGATTCTTCTAAGTAATCCTCGTAGCCTTTCAGTATAATTGGTAAGTAAACTCCTCCCCAGCTTGGAGGTATTGCGTAACCAAGACCTGTTTGCATAGGTGTACTGCTACTTAAAACTTCTCCTGTACTACTTCCGGTGTTTTGTGTTTTTGAGGTACTGGTACCCA is a genomic window containing:
- a CDS encoding Ig-like domain-containing protein, whose amino-acid sequence is MKNFLVKNKNIFLVIGLIAILALLLFVLRQATEIPPADIVSVSPVPGAEDVPLEVTARVVFDREVTSEEVVVSVDPFVPFELESPLERKSIIINFQEELNPETTYIVTVSGPNIYKYSWQFKTKEATIPESEVEGRGDPEFSEAEQRYYEENPLLRITPVLTQDYKIVRTGKKAARIYLYAEDKEFARQKVLQWFAEHNINSEDITIEWIE